TGATTTTCATCTCATGATTAAGCAAAGATTTATTCTGGCGATACCAAAATCTTGATCTGCGCCTTGTCCTGAGTCAGCTCGATAAAACCTTCTTGCACAATATCCTCCAGCTTAATCTTCTTGGTCACAAGCTTGTCAGCAGAGAAATAGCCCTGCTCCATCAGTTCCAGCACCTTAGGGAAAATATGCCGATAAGCGATAATACCCTTGAGCGTTTTTTCTTGAATGGCAAATTCATTAGGATTGACGCTGGCTTCTCGCTCCCAGATAGAAACAACCATACATTCCCCAGCCTTGTGAACAGCAGCCAAAGCCTGTCCCAGCACAACCGGCACCCCGGTCACTTCATAAGACACATCTGCCCCGCCACCAGTTAAACGCTGAATAGCAGCTACCACGTCTTCGCCTTCTTCTGGATGCACAATGATGGCCCCAAGCTCCTCAGCCTTGGCTTGGCGTTCTGGAGATAACTCGACACCATAAATCTTAGAGGCACCGACTGCTCGCAAAGCCTCAACTATCAAGAGCCCGATTGGCCCCAAACCGAAGACAACCGCTGTATCGCCCGTCTTAAGAGCTGACTGACGGACTGCGTAAACAGCTACAGCAGCAGGTTCTGTCAAAGCTGCCTGCTCATAGCTAAGGCTGTCTGGAACTTTGTGAACAATGTCTCCGTCCAAAACACAGTATTTGGCAAAACCACCGTCTGCCGCCAGACCGACAAAGTTTAGATTAGGGTCCAGATTATAATCACCGACAAGATTATGCTTAGCCAAAATGGGCTCAACTGTCACCCGGTCGCCAACTTTGACCCGTGTCACGGCACTGCCGACCTCAACAATTTCCCCAGCAAACTCATGTCCTAAAGTTACAGGCGCTTTCTGGCCAGAATAGACATGCTCTGTTTCTGTCGGAATAAAAATCGGTCCGTCTAAGTATTCATGCAAGTCAGTTCCACAGATTCCTGTGAACTTGACCGCAATTTTAACCTGATGCGGTTTGACTTCCGGTACATCCACTTCTTCAATACGAACATCTTTAGCGCCATACCAACGCGCAGCATTCATTTTTGCCATAAACATACCTCGCTTTATAATTTGTTAGTTTTATTGTAAACCCTTTCAGAAATCTTGTCAAAAGATTAGCTACATTTTCAAAAAATAACATACAAAAAACCAGCATCTGCTGGTATCAAGGTTATTCTGCAATTCTAGCAGAGTAGAAAGGAAGAAGGAACATTAAAACAATATAAAGAATCAAGAGAATCGCACGAAGCAATCCACCAAATAGAAAAGCAACTACTAAAGTTCCCAAACAAATAGAAAAATTAGTAAAATTTGTTTCAATCAGCAAGGTTTGCCCTGCTTTAACTGTCACTGGCTTAGTTTTCATAGGAGCAAATCCAGCACGAACTTCTGCTTCATTAGCTGCGATTGGAAAAACAGCCTCTTCTCCGTTTTTGATTGCGCCAACTTTCTGACCATTGATAAAGATTGGAAACTTCCCAATAATCCCTACAAAACCTGTCTCGCGTTTGATCTTAATTTCTGACATAAAGACTCCTTTGTTTTTTCTATTATTTTAACACAACTGATGGCTAAAGAAAAGACGAAATAAAAGGCTGTGATATTTAAAAATACTAAGATATTCATCGTCAGCAACATGAGAAGCATATACTCTCCTGTATTATCAGGTTTTAAATAAACACTCCTTGATATTTTACTATCAGCATTTTCATCCATCATAAAAATTTTACTGCTATATAATTTTACATTTGACAAATCTTTCTTATCTTCCGCTAAAAAGTCAAACAGTGGCTGAAACTCTTTCTCCAACTCATACTGTTCTTTTGTGCGATTTTCTGGTATTTTCTCTCCGCAGGCACTCAACGGCTGCACTATTTCTTCAAGTGAATATTATTAAAGATTACTGCCTTTAAATTAATTAAAAGAATATTACCTAAACTAGGTATATCTGTATTATCGAAAACCTCCAGTAATATCGCTAAAATATCCCTCAAAACAAATTTTTCAGTAGACTTGTCAATCTTCTCTTCAGTTTTTAATAAACAAAGATTACGTTGTATATGGTCAATAAAGTCCATCATAAAAAAATTATTAATATCATCTAATGAATCAAAATAACCAATTTCTGTAGGTGAATTATTGATAATATAAGATTCTTTATTCAATATGTACTCTAATCTAAAATCAAATTTTTTAATTTCATCAAAACAATCTGTGTTGTATTTTACAATATCTAACACATCTTGCAATACTGAATACACACTGGAAAGTTCCACTGTATTTGCTTCAATTTCATAAGAAAGCAACTCAAATAAGGAGTTTAAGAGTTCATTAAAATTCCTTGAATCAATAATGCCTTTCATTTTATTTGTGTTCAGAAAAATCTTTTCTCTAATTTCGTATGTGTTATAAAAGAAAATTTCAGATAACGTTGAATCAGTCGGCACACTAATATTATTGTAGTCTCCCCAATCTTTAGAAGATGATATATCACTATAATTTCCAATACCAGGATATAATGCATTCCCCTTCGATTTTAAATATTTATAAATCTTTATGCCTCCATTTAGATACCCAAAAAGAATTTCCTCACCAATTATTGTTGTAGCAGTAATATAAAATGAACGTGGTATCTTCTTAGAAACAACATCTCCCGACTTTAAAGATACTTTACTAATACAATTTTTCGTATTATCGCTAGAATCATAATACTTTACATTCTCTATATATAAAGTATCTTCTCGCATTATCAAGATTATACCTTTAGTAGCATCAACCACAAAACTAGGTCTATAATGATCTTTATATTGCTCTAATTCTTTTTCCTTTTCTTTTACATTTCTTTCACGTTCTTTTTCACGTTCTTTTCTATCATCACGGTATCTATTCCTTTCATTACTGACAAACACAAATACTGTGAAACTAATAGTTAGTGCAGTTGAATAAAACGAAAAGTTCTCAACCACAACATTCAGTGCTAACTTCCAAGGCTCTGAAGGAATTATAAGACCATAATAAGCGAAGTATCTAAACATCTTCACTATAATCGGGAAAAAGAATATAAAAGCAGTAAATAATCTAACTGGCCAAGTGGTGAGCTTAAAATCATCCTGTTTATTCGTCGTATTTCTCAAAATATTATCTCCTTTTTATAATGATTAATTAATAATTAACAATAAAAATATTGTTATTTTAGTAAATGTTTTTATTCACATCATTCCAGATTGAACTACAGCGCTTTGAAAACTATACGGTACTGTCTCATTTATTACTTTAATTTAAATTTTGACGATCCTCAGGAATAAACACATGAATTGTCTCTTCATCTGAATTGCTATCACTTTTTAAACTAATATAAATTCTACGTCCTAAAATCAATGCCCCTTTTCTATATTCTTCAATTTCATAGTAAACTTCTCCTTTAGAATTTTTCTTATCATTTAAGAAATTCTGCACTCTCTGTTCGAATTTTAATTGTCCAACATAATCTTTTGAATTTCGATTGGCCTTTGGGTCTTGAGGTGTTATATTTTTCTTGTTTCCTTTACTAAAAAAATTATTAATTTTCAGTTTTTCTTGATTATTAATTTTTTTTACTGATGGTATCAGATATTCTTTAAAACAATTCGGAACAAAATGTCCTCTATCTTTGCCTTCAACTCTTTTATCATTCTGTAATTCATAATTGTCAAGCGCGTTTTTAAAATAGTCTTGAGATGGGTTATTAGTGAGATGAAATTTCCAAACTATTGGATTTTCTGAAAAAAATGGGATCTTCCTATCTTTATATTTAGAAACTTTGTATACTTTCTTATCAGTTCTATTCAGTAATTCATAATACTTCCCCTCAGGAATATATTTAAATTCTATTCTAGGCTCTTTTTTTTAAAAAATTCTAATATCTCTCTAGTTGTAATATTTTTTTGTTTCATAGATATCAATTTCCATTCTAAACCATTAACTTCTTAATTAATAATTATATCATTAATTAATAATATATTTTTTAAGTAAATCTCTCTATTTTATGATACTGTCAACAATTTTGTGTAAACACTCAAGCAGAGTTACGGATTGTTAATCAAATAAGCTTTCAAGGGTATCAGAACATTGGCCAAACCCTTTATGAGTTCGTTGACTATGCCTGAAATTATAATCTTCAAGCAAAGTAACTAAATAACGTTCCAGAGCCTCCTCGTTAGGGAAAAGAACCTTCTTTTTCGTTTGACGTTTTATTTCTTTGTTGAGAGATTCAATAAGATTTGTCGAATAAATGCCGTGCCAAATCTGGTAGGGAGACTGATAAAAAGTTAAAAGATTATCCGTATTCTCTAGACTCTCCATTACTTTCCTATACTTTGGTTTCCATTCAGCGACAAAGTCCTCTAAAGCTTGTACTACCATTTCTAAATTTTCAGCACGATAAATTGTCTTAAACTGTTCAAGAATGATTGCTCTATCTACTCGTTTCACTTTTGTTTTTCTATCAGTTATGTAAATTGAACTATAATAAATTTTTACATTTGACAAATCCTTCTTTTCTTCCGCTAAAAAGTCAAAAAGTGGCTGAAACTCCTTCTCTAATTCGTACTGTTCTTTTGTGCGATTTTCTGGTATTTTCTCTCCACATGCACTTAATCCTATCATTATCAATATTCCAGCTAGTAGGAGAATAATTATTTTTGAGACTTGTTTCATATCTATAGCTCCTATGTTTTTTTCTATTTTATCATATTTATTCTCCACAAAAGAAAACCAGCCTCACGACTGGTTTTCACTTATTTCTATAATTTCTCCAATTCTTCATTGAGTAGTTTTTGTGCTACTTGTGGGTTGGCTTGGCCCTTGGTGGCCTTCATCAATTGACCGATCAGGGATTTAGCAGCATTCTTGTTGCCGCCTTTATAGTCATTGATAGCTTTTTCATTGTTTGCAAATACTTCTTGGATGATTGGAAGAAGCTGGCTAGGGTCTGAGATTTGAATCAGGCCTGCTTTCTGCACATACTCTTTAGCAGAGCCGCCATTTTTGGCTAGATGGACAAAGACCTTCTTAGCAATCTTAGAGGAAATCGTTCCGTCTGCAATCAGAGCAATCATCTCAGTCAGATTCTCAGGTGTCAGCTCAATCTCAGAGATGGTCTTGCCTTCGGCATTGAGATATTGGGCTACATCTCCTTGGAGCCAGTTAGAGACAGCCTTGGCGTCACCGCCTGCCGCAAGAGCTGCTTCAAAGAAGTCTGACACAGCCTTCGTCGCTGTCAGCTGCTTGGCATCGTAGTCAGACAGACCGTAGTCGCCCACGTACTTGGCTCGGCGTTCTTTTGGAAAGGCTGGCAGACTGCTACGTACTTGCTCAATCCAAGCATCCTCAATCTCAAAGATAGGCAGATCAGGCTCTGGGAAGTAACGGTAGTCCGCTGAACCTTCCTTAACCCGCATAAGCAGAGTTTCGCCAGTCGCTTCGTCATAACGACGGGTTTCCTGACGGATTTGACCACCGCTGCGTAGGATTTCTGCTTGGCGTTTTTCCTCAAATGCTAGACCCTTGCGGACAAAGTTGAAGGAGTTAAGGTTTTTCAGCTCAGTCTTAGTACCAAACTCTTCCTGGCCGTAAGGACGGATAGAAATATTGGCGTCGACCCGCATGGAGCCCTCTTCCATCTTGACATCCGAAATACCCGTGTACTGGATGATTTCCTTGAGGGCAGTCAGATAGGCATAAGCTTCTTCTGGACTGCGCATATCTGCTTCCGATACAATCTCAATCAGAGGCACCCCTTGACGGTTGAGGTCCACATAAGAGTAGCCATCGCTGCCGTGGGTATTCTTTCCAGCATCTTCTTCCAAGTGGGCCCGCTCGATACGGATTTTCTTGGTCGTGCCATCTTCTAGCTCAATCTCAATCCAGCCATTGTAGCCAATCGGCTCATCAAACTGAGAAATTTGATAGGCTTTTGGATTGTCCGGATAGAAGTAATTCTTGCGGTCAAAGTGCATCTTCTGGTGAATATCCATGTTCAAAGCCAGAGCAGCCTTGATACCATAGTCAATAACACCCTTGTTCATAACAGGCAAAACACCTGGGAAGGACCAGTCAATGATATTGGTGTTGGCATTTGGATCTTCACCGAAGTGAGCTGGAGCCGGAGAGAAAATTTTTGAATTGGTCTTCAATTCAACATGGACTTCCAGTCCGATAACTGTTTCAAAGTTCATTATTTTTCACCTCCAAAGATAACTGGCTGCTGTTTGTGGTAGTCAGTCGTTGCTTCAAATGCTGTGGCTGCCTGATAGATGGTCTCTTCATCAAAGTGGTTCCCAATCAGTTGCAAGCCGACAGGAAGACCATCTGCAAAGCCAGCTGGGATTGAAATGCCCGGCAGACCAGCCAGATTGACTGGAATGGTCAAAAGGTCAGCCAGATACATGGCCACTGGATCCTGGTTTTGACTGCCCAAGTCATAAGCAACCGTTGGTGCAGTTGGACCTAAGATCAAATCATATTTTTCAAAAACCTTAGCAAAATCCTGCATAATCAAGGTCCGAACCTGACCAGCTTTCTTGAAGTAGGCATCGTAGTAACCAGATGACAGGCTGAAAGTTCCCAACATGATGCGGCGTTTCACCTCTTCACCAAAGCCTTCGCTGCGAGATTTGACATAGACATCTTCTAGATTTTCAATTCCTTCCGCACGGTAGCCATAGCGAATACCATCAAAACGCTGCAGGTTAGAGCTAGCTTCAGAAGAAGCAATGATATAGTAAACAGCCACGCCGTACTTGCTGTGAGGCAGACTAACTTCCTCAACGATAGCTCCTAGGCTTTCCAAGTGCTTCGCCGCTGCCAGAATCGTTTCCTTGACCTTGCTGTCAATTCCCTCACCCATGTATTCCTTAGGCAGGGCAATCTTCATGCCCTTAATGTCTTGGCCAATCTTGCTGGTAAAGTCTGGCACTGCCTCTTGTGATGATGTAGAGTCCTTAGGATCATTACCAGAAATAACATTCAGAAGCTGAGCATTTTCCTTAACCGTCTGAGAGAAAGGCCCAATCTGGTCCAAAGAAGAACCAAAAGCAATGAGACCAAAACGAGAAACCCGTCCGTAGGTTGGCTTGAGGCCGACTACACCGTTAAAGGAAGCGGGCTGACGAATGGAGCCACCCGTATCTGACCCCAGTGACAGACGAACCTGACCAGAGGCAACAGCTGTCGCTGAACCACCAGATGAGCCACCAGGAACCTTGCTGCTGTCCCAAGCATTCTTGGTTGTCTTAAAGTAAGAGTTTTCGCTGGAGCCCCCCATGGCAAACTCGTCCATGTTGGTCTTCCCGACGATAATCATGTCCTTACCGTAAAGCTTCTCCACGCTGGTCGCATCGAAAATTGGCTTGTAATTGTAGAGTATCTTGGAGGCTGCCGTCGTCAAGATTCCCTTGGTTGAGATATTGTCCTTAACCGCCAGCGGAATTCCGCTCATAAGATTGTCAGCATCAATGCCCTTAGCATCCAGAGCCGCAGCCTGGGCCAAAGCTTCCTCTTCGCTGACAGTAATAAAGCTGTCCACAGCTGCTTCACGTTCTTTGATGTCTGCCAAAGTTGCCTGAGTTAACTCTACCGCAGAAATTTCTTTTTTGACCAGCAAGTCGTGCAGTTCTTCAATGGTCTTGTGATTAAAAGTCATTAGGCATCTCCTCCGTCATCTAGGATGGCAGGCACTTTGATGTAGCCCCGCTCTTTTTCA
This window of the Streptococcus sanguinis genome carries:
- the gatB gene encoding Asp-tRNA(Asn)/Glu-tRNA(Gln) amidotransferase subunit GatB; its protein translation is MNFETVIGLEVHVELKTNSKIFSPAPAHFGEDPNANTNIIDWSFPGVLPVMNKGVIDYGIKAALALNMDIHQKMHFDRKNYFYPDNPKAYQISQFDEPIGYNGWIEIELEDGTTKKIRIERAHLEEDAGKNTHGSDGYSYVDLNRQGVPLIEIVSEADMRSPEEAYAYLTALKEIIQYTGISDVKMEEGSMRVDANISIRPYGQEEFGTKTELKNLNSFNFVRKGLAFEEKRQAEILRSGGQIRQETRRYDEATGETLLMRVKEGSADYRYFPEPDLPIFEIEDAWIEQVRSSLPAFPKERRAKYVGDYGLSDYDAKQLTATKAVSDFFEAALAAGGDAKAVSNWLQGDVAQYLNAEGKTISEIELTPENLTEMIALIADGTISSKIAKKVFVHLAKNGGSAKEYVQKAGLIQISDPSQLLPIIQEVFANNEKAINDYKGGNKNAAKSLIGQLMKATKGQANPQVAQKLLNEELEKL
- a CDS encoding 2,3-butanediol dehydrogenase, with the protein product MAKMNAARWYGAKDVRIEEVDVPEVKPHQVKIAVKFTGICGTDLHEYLDGPIFIPTETEHVYSGQKAPVTLGHEFAGEIVEVGSAVTRVKVGDRVTVEPILAKHNLVGDYNLDPNLNFVGLAADGGFAKYCVLDGDIVHKVPDSLSYEQAALTEPAAVAVYAVRQSALKTGDTAVVFGLGPIGLLIVEALRAVGASKIYGVELSPERQAKAEELGAIIVHPEEGEDVVAAIQRLTGGGADVSYEVTGVPVVLGQALAAVHKAGECMVVSIWEREASVNPNEFAIQEKTLKGIIAYRHIFPKVLELMEQGYFSADKLVTKKIKLEDIVQEGFIELTQDKAQIKILVSPE
- the gatA gene encoding Asp-tRNA(Asn)/Glu-tRNA(Gln) amidotransferase subunit GatA encodes the protein MTFNHKTIEELHDLLVKKEISAVELTQATLADIKEREAAVDSFITVSEEEALAQAAALDAKGIDADNLMSGIPLAVKDNISTKGILTTAASKILYNYKPIFDATSVEKLYGKDMIIVGKTNMDEFAMGGSSENSYFKTTKNAWDSSKVPGGSSGGSATAVASGQVRLSLGSDTGGSIRQPASFNGVVGLKPTYGRVSRFGLIAFGSSLDQIGPFSQTVKENAQLLNVISGNDPKDSTSSQEAVPDFTSKIGQDIKGMKIALPKEYMGEGIDSKVKETILAAAKHLESLGAIVEEVSLPHSKYGVAVYYIIASSEASSNLQRFDGIRYGYRAEGIENLEDVYVKSRSEGFGEEVKRRIMLGTFSLSSGYYDAYFKKAGQVRTLIMQDFAKVFEKYDLILGPTAPTVAYDLGSQNQDPVAMYLADLLTIPVNLAGLPGISIPAGFADGLPVGLQLIGNHFDEETIYQAATAFEATTDYHKQQPVIFGGEK